Genomic DNA from Thermus amyloliquefaciens:
CTTCCGGGACCCTGGTAGTAGGCCCAGGCGGCCGGGTTCAGCACGACAAGGCCTTCTGGGCCCACCTCCACCACCATGCCGGGGGCCAGGTAGGGGAGAAGGGGGGTGTGCACCCGCAGGGCCCGGCCACCAACCCAGAGGGTGTCCGCCTCAACCCCCTCTACCCGGCCGTAGTAGCGGGGGGCGGGCCGGTTTTCCGCCTTAACCTCGTCCCTGCCCTTTTTCTCCTCCTCACCCTTTTTTTTCTCCTTGCTTCCCTTCTTCTCCTCTTCTCCCCACGCCGGGGCCAAGAAGATCACGGCCAGGGGGAGGAGCTTAGCGAGAAAGGTCCGCCGCCTCACCGCGCCACCTCGGAAGCCTAATGCGTATCCGTAAGCCCGGGCGGGCGTTTTCCGCTTCCAGTTTCCCGCCCAGGCGCTTCACCCCTTGCTCCACCAAGGCCAAGCCCAGGCCCAGCCCTTCTCCTCCTTTGTGCTCCCGGAAAAAGGGCCGTGTCAGGTGGGGTAGGGCCTCCTCCCTAACCCCGGGCCCATGGTCCCTGACCTCCAACACCACCTCCTCCCTCCCAGCGCCAAGCCCGATCTCCATCGGGGGTGCCCCGTGGCGGAGGGCGTTTTCCAAGAGGTTGTCCAGGATGCGCTCCAGCAAGAGGGGGTGAGCCAGGACCCAGAGTTCCTGCGCAAGTCCCGGCTCCTCTTGGCCGGGTCCCGCGCTGACTTCGGGGGAGGGAAGGCGCTGAAACCGCACTCCCTCCTGACCCTTTAGATAGTCCCTCAGGAAGCTCGTAAGCTCCAGGGGGATCAGGTCCACTTCCAGGTCCCCCTCTGCCCGGCTGAGGGCCAGAAGCCCCTCGAGGGTCCTCTCCATGCGGGCCAGGGCGCTTTCCAGGTGGGGGAGGACCTCTTCCAGGGGGAGAAGGCCTCCCTTGAGCGCCTCCACCTGGCTCCGTAGCACCGCCAGGGGGCTTCGGAGTTCGTGGGATGCGTAGCGGGTGAGGAGCCTTTCCCGTTCCAGCGCTCCCCGGACCGCCTCCACCAGGCGGTTGAAGCTGTGGATAACCTGGGCGAGTTCCCGCTCCCCGACTGGGGCCAGGGGGTTGGGAAAGCGCAGGGCAGAGAGGTTTTCCACCGCCTGGGCCAGCTCCTGGAGCGGCTTGGAAAGAACGCTGGCGAAGTAGGACCCGAGGAGGGCCGCAAGGAGCAGAAGGGGCAAGAGGAGGCTCAGGCTTGCCCTGAGGTAGGTGCCAAGGGCTCGCTGGTACTCCTCAACCCGGAGGTAGACCTCCAGGGTGTACTCCTTCCAGGGGACCTTGGCCGTGCGCCAGGCCTCCCCTTCCTCGGGGGAAAAACCCCCCTCCAGGATGGGCACCCCATCCCGGGACAGACGGAAGCCGAAGGCATAGTGGGTACCCAGGAAGACATCCCCCTGCCGGAGCCTGGGGCCTGTTTCGGTGAGCTCCAAGGCTTTCAGGACCCGCCCCGTCACCTCCGAGAGGTCCAAGGCGATGTCCCGTTCCACCAGGTTGCGGAAGACCACGTACCCCAGGAGGAGGGAAAGGAGGCCCACGGCGGCGGCCAGGAGGAAGAAGGCATAGGCTAAGCGGGCCCTGAGGCTCATGGTTTTCCCAGCCGGTACCCCCCGGGTACCCGTTCCACCACCCAAGGAGCAAGGGTCTGGCGGAGCTTTTGCACGTACACCCGGAGCACCGCATCCGTTTCCGCTCCCGGAAAGAGCCGCTGGAGGAGTTCCTCACGGCTATAGGTCCTGTCAGGGTTTTGCGCCAAAAGCTCCAGCAGGGCAAAGGCCTTGGGGGAGAGGGCCACCTCCTTTCCGCCCAGGGTTACCCGTCTGGCCACCAGGTCCACCTCCAGAGGACCCCTCCGCAGGAGGCGCCCCTTGAAATCGGCATTCCTACGGGCCAGGGCCTTGACCCGTGCCAGGAGCTCCTCCAGGTGGAAGGGTTTCACCAGGTAGTCGTCCCCGCCGAGCTCCAGGCCATGGATGCGGTCCTGGAGGGCATCCCTGGCGGTGAGGAAGAGGATGCCCCCGCGGAAGCCCCCCTGGCGCAGGGCCTCGGCGAAGCGGAAACCCGCGTCCTCCCCCTCGGGCAGCATGATGTCCAGGATGAGCACGTCGGGCTCCCCCTCGGCCAGGAGATCCCAGGCTTCCTCCAGGTTCCTGGCCCCGAGGCCCTCGTACCGCTCCCGCCGCAGGAGGGCCAGGATGGGTTCCAGAATCCCGGGTTCGTCTTCCACCACCAATACCCTCATGGCCGGCGCACGTAAAGGGCCATGGCCCCGAGAAGCCCGAGGCCGCTTAGGGCTAGGGGGGCCAGGGGTGGGGGAGGGGTCTCCTTTTCCCCTTGTTCCCCTAGCCCAGGGTAGGCGGGGTATTCCCTCCCTTCCTCGTCAACCAGTTGGACCGTGGCCGGCGCCAGGGCTTCCAGGGCCTCTTCCACATGCTGGACAAGGCCCACAAGCCCTGTGCCGCCCACGAGGAGGAGTAGGCCCACGGCCCAAAGCCACCCTCCCCGCACCCAAAGGCCTAGGAGGACTGCTCCTGCTCCCATGCCCGCCGCCAGGGGCGCCAGGGCCTGGATGCCTTCGGTGTGCCCGGTAAGAAGAAGCTCCGCTAGGAGGGTTAGGAAACCCATGGCGGTGAAGAGGGCCACAAGGTCGGGAAACCGCTTCACCAAAACCTCACGCATGGGTACCTCCTTCAGTCTTTCCTATTCCAAGCCTTTCCGTCCAGCCCGTGGCAGTAGGCGCAGAAGTTGGCGGGGAGGACCACATTAAAGGCCTTTTCGTCCTCGGGGTTGCGGATGAGGTCCAGCTGGGCCTTCTGGAAGGCCCGCACCTGCTGGGCCTCCTGAGAAGGGAAGGCGTACACCCCCCGGTGGCAGGCGGCGCACTCCCTGGCGCCGCCATGTTCCACCTTGTCCCCATGGCCCTGGGTAAAGTCTAGCCCATGGTCCTTGGGGGCGTGGCACTGCGAGCAGAAGGCGTCCCCCCTCCGCCCAAAGGCGGTAAAAATGGGGTCTTTTAGGGGGCTTCGGCCTCCCTCCAAGGAGGCGGGGCGGGTCCTGCCGTCGTGGCAGGTGGCGCAGAAACGTCCCAGCGAGGTAGGGCTGTGGGCCTCGAGGGCCGGGCTTGGGGCCAGGCTTTTCCAGGTCTTGTTCTTGTCTAAGGCCGTGTGGCAGGTCTCGCAGGTGCTCCCCTTGGCCCCTAGGGCCGCGAAGTGCCGCTCGTGGCTGAAGACCACCCGGCTTGCCTCCCGGGGGGTGTACACCCGCACCAGGTCCTGCGGGGGTTGCCACTGCCCTTTGGGCTTAAGCCGCCCCCCTTCCCACTCCACGTACTGCCCCGGGAGGAGGGAGACCCCCGGGGGCAGGGGCGTGCCGTTGGAAAGGAGGGCCTGGCCCTTCTCCGCGTCCCATCGGACGTAAAGGTAGCGCTCGCCTTCCCCAGCCAGGGCGAGCCCCGCCAGGAGAAGCCACCAAAAGCGCTTCACTGGGCCACCCCCTGGCCCTTGACCCGCACCACCACCCGGTCCTGGACCCGCATCCCCATGAAGCTTGGGGCCTTGAGCCCGAAGTCGCTCAGCAGGAGCTCAAACTCCCCAGCAAAGCGGGCCCGTTTCCCTCCCTCCTCCAGCTCGTAGCGGAGGGGCCAGGCCACCTTTCTTTCCACCCCGTGCAGGCTCAGGGTGCCCAGCACCAGCCCCTTCTGCGCATCGTAGCCGGTGATCTCCAGACAGGCTTCCCGGTAGCGGTCCACCTGGAACATGTCGCGGGTGTGCCGGTCCCGCAGGGGCTCCTTGGAGTCCCAGGCGGTGAGGTCCAGGCACACCCTTCCCTGGAGCTGGCCCGTGGTGAGGTCAAAGACCACCTTCCCCCTCAGGGTGGGATTGACCCCTTGGAAGGCTCCGAGGGGGGCACGGGCTTCGTACACGGCTTCCCCTTGCACCTGGTATCCCGCGGCCAAGGCCCATCCCAGGGTGAAAAGGAGCGTCAACCAGCGCATTCCTTCCACCTCCTCGCCTTGAGGTTAGAGGCCCTTCGTAAATGCCCCGTAAGCGGGGGGGCGGGGCTAATGGCCCCGCCCCCACAAGCCCCCTCCTAGCGCCGCTTGAGCTCCACTTTTTCTGCGGAGATCACCCCCCCAGACAGGGTACCCTTGACCTCCACGCGGTCCCCCTCCTGCAGGAGGGAGAAGAACTCCCCTTGGCTCAGGTAGCGGTCCTGGGCTTCAAAGCGGGTGGTGGGGCTTGTGGTCACCAGATAACCCAGGAGCTGGAAGGTATAAGCGGTGCGGTCCACCGCCGAAGCCGGGCCTTCCCACTCAGAAGTTCCATTTTCCCCGCCGGTGCCTTTGATCTCCACCTTCACCGCATAGAAGCGGCCATCGGCGTCAAGGGTGGAGGGGTCGTAGCGGACCTCGGCGTGGTCGCCCACCCTTATATCCGCAAAGGCGATGGGTCCGTCAGGGTCGTCCCGCTTGAGGACCGTGCGGCTGTCCACATAGAAGCGGAGGGAGCCCAGCTCAAAGGTGTAGGCCGCGGGGTCAATGGCGGTGACCTGCCCCTTTGCCTCGGCCTTGGGGGGACGGGAGCCGGGGTATTTCACCTTCACCAACTGGGCGTGGAGAAGGCTGGGATTGGCGGGATCCAGCTGCCCCTTCGCCTCCACGTAGACACCCTCGGAGAGGGTGCCCACCACGGTGGCCCCACGGTAGTCCACCAGGTACCCAAGAAGCTGGAAGGTCTTGGCCGTCTCGTCCAGGGCCTGGATGGGGCCTTCCAGCTCCAGGCGCCTCGAGGCCCCGTATCCGTTATGCCCCGAGGTCTTAAACTCCACCTTGCTGGCTTGGATGGTGGTTCCGGAGAGAATGCCCTTGACCTCTACCCATGCGCCTTCTTTAGGTGTGCCCGTCACGCGGGCTCCGGAGTAGTCCACCACGTACCCGTTCAGGAGGAAGGTCATGGCCGCAGGGTCCAGCCCGGTGGCCTGGCCTTCCAGCTCCACCCCCTGGGTAGCGGCGGGGTAGCGCTCAATGTAGGAGGCCAGGACGCCGGAGGCCGTGGCCGTTCCGTGCACCTCCACCACGTCCCCCACCCTTAGGTCGCTGAGCAACAGGGTGCGGTACACACCCCCTGCCTTCTCGTAGATCCGGGTGTTGGCGTCGGTCTGTACCCCTTGCCCTAGGACCTCGAGGGTCCCGGCCATCGGGTCCAGGGCGGTGATGGGACCCTTTAGCTCCACACGAACGTCCAGGCTGGCTACGCGCACCGTGGAGCCCAGGTCCTGGCCGGACACCTGGACCACCATGCCAGGGAGCAGGGTTCCAGTGAAGGCCTCCCCTTCCTTGGTCAGGCTGGCCCCGGAGGTATCCAGGGCCTTACCCATCAGGGTGGGCCGCTCCGGCGTGCCCCCCAGCACCCCCACGGCCTGGTACTCCTGCCCCGCCTGGGGCCCGAGCTGGCATGCGGCGAGGAGAACCATGCTCCAGAAAAGGATGAGCCTCTTGCCCATGTTTCACCCCCCGAGGCCCAGGCTACCCTCCCGGCGTAAACGGGGCGTAAACATCGTCCCCCCGGGGAAGCCAGAGGACAAACAAGGCTCCGCCCTCGGGGTGGTTGCCCGCCTGGATGCGGCCCCCCATGGCTTCCACCAGGCTCTTGGCGATGGAAAGGCCAAGCCCGCTGCCGCCGCGGCCGCGGGCGGGGTCGCCCCGGTAAAAACGCTGGAAGACCCTTTCTTCCTCCCCCGGTTTCAGGCCGGGTCCGGTGTCCCACACCGCTAGGCGCACCCCTGACCCCTCCTCCTCCAAGGACACCTCCACCCGTCCCCCTGCCGGGGTGTGCCGGATAGCGTTGTCCAGGAGGTTGTGGAGCACCCGCTGGAGGGCTTCCCGGTCCGCAAGCAGGGGAGGGGCTTTGCCGCGGAGCTGGAGGTCCACCCCCTTGGCCGCGGCTTTGGCGGCATGGGCCTCCAGAACCCCTCGCACCAGGCTCTGGGCGTCCAGGCGCTCGGGGGTAAGCCGCAGGCCACCGCTTTCCGCCAGGGTGAGGAGGCGCAGGTCCTCCACCAACCGCCCCAGGAGCCGTACCTCCTCCTGAAGGCGGCGGAGGTGCTCCGGGGTGCAGGGGAGGAGGCCGTCCTCCAGGGCCTCGAGGTCTCCCTGGAGCACGGTGAGGGGGGTACGCAGGTCGTGGGCGATGTCGGCGAGGAGCCGCTTTTCCTCTGCCTCCTTCCGGGCAAGCTCATCCAAAAGCTGGTTAAAGCTTTGGGCCAGCCCTGCCACCTCGTCTTGCCCCTGCACCTGGGCCCGGCGGGTGCGGTCCCCCCGGCGGTAGGCCTCAGCGGTTTGGGCAAGCTCTCGCACGGGACGCACCAGCCCCAAGGCCAGGAGGAGCCCGGCCCCTAGGCCCATAAGCAGGGCGGCGCCGGAGGATACCGCCACAGCTCCGCGTAGCTCCTGCAGGATGCGGCGTTCCCGGAGGCCCAGCCGGGGGGCAGGAGCGGCTGGACCCAGCCCCAGGGCCATGGCCCGTTCTAGGTGGCTGGAGGCGGCCCGGTAGGCCAGGAACCCGGAGAGCCCCGCCACCAAAAGGGCTACCAGGGCCATGGCCAAGGCAAGGCGGGCGGTGAGGCTCATGCGTCCTCCTTCAGGCGGTAGCCGTAGCCGCGTACGGTTTCCAAAAGCCCGGCGCAGGGGCCCAAGCGGGCCCGGAGGTTTTTCACGTGGGCGTCCACGGTGCGCTCATCGGCTTCGCTCCCGAGCCCTGCCAGGAGCTCTTCCCGGGTCACGGCCCTTCCCGCCTGCGCCACCAGCAGGTAGAGAAGGCGCACCTGAAAGGGGGTGAGGGAAAGTTCCTTTCCCCCGCAGCGGGCGCGCAGGGCTTCCATGTCCACCTCCAAGGGACCGGCCCGCACGTGGCTTGGAGGGCGCACCAGGCCTTGGGCCCGCCTCAGCACCGCCTTCACCCGGGCCACCACCTCCCGGGGGCTGAAGGGCTTCACCACGTAGTCGTCCGCCCCCAGCTCCAGCCCCAGAAGCCGGTCCACCTCCTCCGCCTTGGCGGTGAGGACGATGATGGGGGTTTTGTCCGCCTGGCGAATGCGCTTCAGGACCTCGAGGCCCTCCAGCTTGGGGAGCATAAGGTCCAAAAGGATCAAGTCGGGGCGCGCCCTCCGCCAGAGCTCCAGGGCCCTTTCCCCGTCCCCTGCCCGCTCCGTGCGGAAACCGTTGGCCCGAAGGTAGCGCTCTAGGGTGTCCGCAATCTGGGGTTCGTCCTCCACCACCAACACCAGCTCCCCCGGCATACCCTTAGCCTAGAGCAAGGGGCCTCCCCTTCAGGGGGAGGCCCCTTACCGGGGCTCACCTACCCCACCAAGGGCCGAAGGGTCCAAAGCTACCGCCCTGTGGGAAGTAGGGGCACGTGGGGTAGCCGGGTCCCTGGGGCGCGCCCGGGGCCACGGGTTGCCCGGTGCGCTGGCCGTAAGCCTGGGCGCCGAAGGCGGGGCCGTAGGCGAAGCCCCCAACCGGCCCTACTTCCCGCTGGAGCATGGCCTTGACCACCGCCTGGGTGCGGGCCTTCATCAAGGTGGCCTGGGCCTCGTTTAGGGCGCCGGCCTGCACCGCCTGGTCAATGGCGGCATTGCGGGCCTCCACCAGCTGCGCCTCCAGCTTGGCCGGGTCTACCCCCAGCTCCTGGGCGATCTGGGCCAGGGTCTTGCCCTGCTGGTGCAAGGCGATGAGCTCCTCGGGGGTGAGGCCCAGGAGCGAAGCCGCCTCGTCGTGAAGGGTGCCCGCCAGGCCCACCGTAACGCCTGCCTGCGGCGTGCCCACACCGAAGCCAGCCCGAGGTCCGTACGCGAGCGCCAACCCAATCGCCACCAGTCCTGCCAGCACCAACCCTGCCTTGCCTTTCATGGCCTTCTCCTTTCTGACCCTTCCCAGGGTCGCCCCTAGGGTAGGCGGGGAAGGGTGAAGGGAGAAGGACTTCCGCGTGAACCGGAGGTGAACGGCCAGCGGCCCCGCCCTGGCTTGGGCGGGGCTACAGAAAGATCACGGGCGAGCCGCCTTGGTGTTGGCCGATAGAGCAAGCTTTGTGCAGGGCAGTTAACCCTTGAGGAGGGCGAAAAGATCCCAGTGTTCCCTAAGGAGCTCCGGGTGCCACTGCACGCCCAGGAAGAGGGGATGGCCCTCCAGGACCACCGCCTCCACCAGGCCATCGGGGGCCACCGCCACGGGTTTCAGGCCTTTGCCCAAGTCCTTCAGCCCCTGGTGGTGGTAGGAGTTGACGCGGAAGGCCTGGGGAAAGAGCCGGGAGAGGGGACTTGCCGCCACCTGACGCGCGGTGTGGGCAAGGGCGGGTGGGGGGCTTTTCTGGTAGTGCTGGACTTCCTTGAAACCTTGGGCCTCGAGGTCCTGGTAAAGCGTCCCCCCCAGCGCCACGTTCATCACCTGAACACCTCGGCAAACCCCGAGGATAGGGAGGCCCCGCTCCGCGGCGTAGCGGGCCAGGAAAATCTCGTGGGCATCCCTTTCCGGGCTCACTTCTCCCAAGCGTGGGTGGGGCTCCTCCCCGTAGCGGGCGGGGTCCACATCCCCACCCCCAGGAAGGAGAAGGCCGTCCAGATGCGGGAGGATGCGCTCCAGGGCCTCTGGCTCCTGCGGGGGCAGGAGGACGTGGGCCAACCCCTGGGTGGCAAGGGCCTCCAGGTAGAACTCCAATAGGCCCCAAAACCTCCGGCTCATGAGGCCCTCGCTTTGGCGGTACTGGGTGGCGATGCCGATGAGGCGCATGGGGCCATCCTATACCAGGGGCCAAGCTTGGCCGCTACACCGCATAGAGCCCCACGCTTCCACAAAAAGCCCCAATGCTCCCGCAGGGGGTGTCCAAGACCGAACTCCTCCATGACTGGTCTGACCAGTTATGCTAGACTGAGGCCGTGGGCAAGACCTGGCAGCTGCAAGAGGCCAAGGCCCGCTTCTCCGAGCTGGTGGAGGAGGCCCTCCGCTCCGGTCCCCAGGTGGTGACCCGCCGGGGCAAAAGGGCGGTGGTGGTCCTCTCCTGGGAGGTCTACGCCCGCCTGGCGGGAGAGGAGATCAGCCTTCTGGAGGCCCTCCGCCCCCAAGAGCCCCTCCCCAACGAGGAGGTGGAAGCCCTCTTTCCTGGGACAAGGGAGGGAATAGCCTTCAGGAAGGTGGAGCTTTGAGCTACCTCTTGGATACCAACGTGGTCTCCGAGGCGGCCAAGCGGGATCCCCACCCCAAGGTGGCGGCTTGGCTGGAGGCTGTACCCCTGGGGGAAGCCTACCTCTCCGCCCTGACCCTGGGGGAGTTGGCACAGGGGGTGGTGCGGGCTCCTTTGGAGCGGCGCCCACGGTTGGAGGCCTGGCTGGAGGGGCTCAAGCGCCGCTTCGCGGGGCGGATCCTCCCCCTGGACGCGGGGGTGATGGAGGTCTGGGGGGAGCTCACCGGGCGGGCCATGGCAGAGGGAAGGAGCCTCTCCCCCCTGGACGCCATGTTGGCGGCTACGGCCTTGCGGCACGGGTTGGTGCTGGTCACCCGCAACCTGAGGCGTTTTGAGGGGGTACCGGTGCGGGTGTTTAGCCCGTGGGAGGAAGCCGATGGCTGACTTTTTGCCCCCATCCACATGGATTTCTAAGTGCCCTCCTCTTATCCTCGCCCCAAGACAGCCCCTTTTGGCCTCCACCTGACCCCTGAGGAGGACACCCAGCTGCAAGAAGAGAAGGCCCGCGGAATAGTCTGCATTGGAACCCGTTGGGGACGGTGTGGCGGCGGGTGAAGGGGTGGCCCTTGCCGCGGCGGAGCTACGGGAGGTGGGGGAGCGTTTAGAAAGGGAAAAGTCTATGCGTGGGCGCCTAGGGTGGCGGCGCTTGCCGGGAGACGCCGCACCAAGACTCCAGGGGAAGGAGGTGGCAGCGGTCGGCGGCCTGGGTTCAGGCACCCTCGTTGGGGGCGCTGGTTTCCTCTACCAGGGCCCGCACCTTAGGCCATACCTTTTGGATGCGGTTCTCCAGGGTTTCCGCTGGCGTGGGCCCTTTGCGCATGCTGGCGTGCAGGGTGTCGTTCCGGATCTCGCTGAGCTCACCCCAAAGCTCCCCCAGCGCGTTTCGGTGGTCCTCGGCGCCTGTCTGGACCCTTTTGCTCCAGGCCCCTAAAAGCCTCTCCGCGGCCTCCCGTTCCTCCACGGGGTCAAAACCCCGCTTTAGGCACACCACGCTCACCACCAGCTCCCGCATGAGGGCCACCGCCTGGGCTAGGCTTCCCGTCCTGAGCAGGAG
This window encodes:
- a CDS encoding cytochrome c3 family protein — its product is MKRFWWLLLAGLALAGEGERYLYVRWDAEKGQALLSNGTPLPPGVSLLPGQYVEWEGGRLKPKGQWQPPQDLVRVYTPREASRVVFSHERHFAALGAKGSTCETCHTALDKNKTWKSLAPSPALEAHSPTSLGRFCATCHDGRTRPASLEGGRSPLKDPIFTAFGRRGDAFCSQCHAPKDHGLDFTQGHGDKVEHGGARECAACHRGVYAFPSQEAQQVRAFQKAQLDLIRNPEDEKAFNVVLPANFCAYCHGLDGKAWNRKD
- a CDS encoding YceI family protein, producing the protein MRWLTLLFTLGWALAAGYQVQGEAVYEARAPLGAFQGVNPTLRGKVVFDLTTGQLQGRVCLDLTAWDSKEPLRDRHTRDMFQVDRYREACLEITGYDAQKGLVLGTLSLHGVERKVAWPLRYELEEGGKRARFAGEFELLLSDFGLKAPSFMGMRVQDRVVVRVKGQGVAQ
- a CDS encoding HAMP domain-containing sensor histidine kinase codes for the protein MSLRARLAYAFFLLAAAVGLLSLLLGYVVFRNLVERDIALDLSEVTGRVLKALELTETGPRLRQGDVFLGTHYAFGFRLSRDGVPILEGGFSPEEGEAWRTAKVPWKEYTLEVYLRVEEYQRALGTYLRASLSLLLPLLLLAALLGSYFASVLSKPLQELAQAVENLSALRFPNPLAPVGERELAQVIHSFNRLVEAVRGALERERLLTRYASHELRSPLAVLRSQVEALKGGLLPLEEVLPHLESALARMERTLEGLLALSRAEGDLEVDLIPLELTSFLRDYLKGQEGVRFQRLPSPEVSAGPGQEEPGLAQELWVLAHPLLLERILDNLLENALRHGAPPMEIGLGAGREEVVLEVRDHGPGVREEALPHLTRPFFREHKGGEGLGLGLALVEQGVKRLGGKLEAENARPGLRIRIRLPRWRGEAADLSR
- a CDS encoding DUF5666 domain-containing protein, coding for MGKRLILFWSMVLLAACQLGPQAGQEYQAVGVLGGTPERPTLMGKALDTSGASLTKEGEAFTGTLLPGMVVQVSGQDLGSTVRVASLDVRVELKGPITALDPMAGTLEVLGQGVQTDANTRIYEKAGGVYRTLLLSDLRVGDVVEVHGTATASGVLASYIERYPAATQGVELEGQATGLDPAAMTFLLNGYVVDYSGARVTGTPKEGAWVEVKGILSGTTIQASKVEFKTSGHNGYGASRRLELEGPIQALDETAKTFQLLGYLVDYRGATVVGTLSEGVYVEAKGQLDPANPSLLHAQLVKVKYPGSRPPKAEAKGQVTAIDPAAYTFELGSLRFYVDSRTVLKRDDPDGPIAFADIRVGDHAEVRYDPSTLDADGRFYAVKVEIKGTGGENGTSEWEGPASAVDRTAYTFQLLGYLVTTSPTTRFEAQDRYLSQGEFFSLLQEGDRVEVKGTLSGGVISAEKVELKRR
- a CDS encoding response regulator transcription factor, which encodes MRVLVVEDEPGILEPILALLRRERYEGLGARNLEEAWDLLAEGEPDVLILDIMLPEGEDAGFRFAEALRQGGFRGGILFLTARDALQDRIHGLELGGDDYLVKPFHLEELLARVKALARRNADFKGRLLRRGPLEVDLVARRVTLGGKEVALSPKAFALLELLAQNPDRTYSREELLQRLFPGAETDAVLRVYVQKLRQTLAPWVVERVPGGYRLGKP
- a CDS encoding type II toxin-antitoxin system Phd/YefM family antitoxin, producing MGKTWQLQEAKARFSELVEEALRSGPQVVTRRGKRAVVVLSWEVYARLAGEEISLLEALRPQEPLPNEEVEALFPGTREGIAFRKVEL
- a CDS encoding response regulator transcription factor, with the protein product MPGELVLVVEDEPQIADTLERYLRANGFRTERAGDGERALELWRRARPDLILLDLMLPKLEGLEVLKRIRQADKTPIIVLTAKAEEVDRLLGLELGADDYVVKPFSPREVVARVKAVLRRAQGLVRPPSHVRAGPLEVDMEALRARCGGKELSLTPFQVRLLYLLVAQAGRAVTREELLAGLGSEADERTVDAHVKNLRARLGPCAGLLETVRGYGYRLKEDA
- a CDS encoding gamma-glutamyl-gamma-aminobutyrate hydrolase family protein — translated: MRLIGIATQYRQSEGLMSRRFWGLLEFYLEALATQGLAHVLLPPQEPEALERILPHLDGLLLPGGGDVDPARYGEEPHPRLGEVSPERDAHEIFLARYAAERGLPILGVCRGVQVMNVALGGTLYQDLEAQGFKEVQHYQKSPPPALAHTARQVAASPLSRLFPQAFRVNSYHHQGLKDLGKGLKPVAVAPDGLVEAVVLEGHPLFLGVQWHPELLREHWDLFALLKG
- a CDS encoding HAMP domain-containing sensor histidine kinase, whose protein sequence is MSLTARLALAMALVALLVAGLSGFLAYRAASSHLERAMALGLGPAAPAPRLGLRERRILQELRGAVAVSSGAALLMGLGAGLLLALGLVRPVRELAQTAEAYRRGDRTRRAQVQGQDEVAGLAQSFNQLLDELARKEAEEKRLLADIAHDLRTPLTVLQGDLEALEDGLLPCTPEHLRRLQEEVRLLGRLVEDLRLLTLAESGGLRLTPERLDAQSLVRGVLEAHAAKAAAKGVDLQLRGKAPPLLADREALQRVLHNLLDNAIRHTPAGGRVEVSLEEEGSGVRLAVWDTGPGLKPGEEERVFQRFYRGDPARGRGGSGLGLSIAKSLVEAMGGRIQAGNHPEGGALFVLWLPRGDDVYAPFTPGG
- a CDS encoding type II toxin-antitoxin system VapC family toxin, producing the protein MSYLLDTNVVSEAAKRDPHPKVAAWLEAVPLGEAYLSALTLGELAQGVVRAPLERRPRLEAWLEGLKRRFAGRILPLDAGVMEVWGELTGRAMAEGRSLSPLDAMLAATALRHGLVLVTRNLRRFEGVPVRVFSPWEEADG